The window AGACACAAGGAGAACAAAGAGGGTTGTACTCGATTGACATCATCATCAAACTTTTATGACAGACTCATGGgacagatagtacaaaacatttaaaaacatacaaaaccacaagcaaaacacaaacaaagaacaaagaactacacatgccttataaatagacagctgtaccagtgtctccacagctgggactggtagcgtgtcgtgctgaattttatatttgataaaaacatgataatctcattttctgagtcatcaacccggcagataaactTGTGCATTAAATTTCTTAAAACTGCGTTAAATGTGTTGACTCCTGCCGCCACAAACATCTCGCTGGCACGAGTCCACCTCGGTCTCTTCAACAATATCCTCATGGCGTCATTGTAGGCCACTTTCAGTCTCCGGAGGCTTGCTTTTTTGTCGTGTGCCGCGTACCGAGGTGAAAGAAAATacttttggtgttttccatgttgTCCATACACATTATAAAAGTCTCAACGTAATGCATAGTTCatatgttgctgctgttgtcttTGCGTTCATATCGTCCCCATCTTTGGGGATTGGATACAGCTCGACGTCAAATGGGTTTCAAATAGTTTTTGCTGAAACAAGCTGTATACAAGGTTGGCAAAAAATTTAATTGAAACACGACTTTTTAATATCCGGTTTATTCAATATTAATAACATGTCTGGACACGGTTGTCCATGGTATCTTTACTTGCAAACACTTTTAGTATAATTGGCCTTTCTCCTAACAAGCAGCGGTGTGCAGAACGTCGTGAAGTTTCATGACGTGGTACAAAGATATTTATTgccattataaatatatattcaattcaattcaattcagtttatttgtatagcccaatttcacaaattacaaatttgtctcgtcTCGCTTTAATACAATCTGTATATAcatatcccccccccaaaacaaaacctcagaaaaaaaaacaaaactcccaaaaggaggaaaaaaaaaaaaaaggaagaacaggagaggagagcaagagaggaggatcccatGATGATGgagatgcaatagatgtgtgtgacagaagaagaatatattcatacatatatatatatatttatcaatgCAGACTGTTGTGttgtaaatgtttgttttcactGTGAGTCTTTGCTCAGCCACCCTGGCAGTGTGGATTTGAGGCTTTAGGCTATCGTAAAAGTAAGCTGTTGTTTGTCCACAGATTCGGGATGTATATTCCATTCTTCCGGCTGAGCTGTGACTTCCGGCGAGCAGGTCTGCTCTCCCCCGTTGCCAGCATCGGCTCCAAAGAGGTCGGCAGCATGGGCCGAGGCCGGGACTACCTGACCGTGCTAAAGGAGACGTGGAAGCAGCATACCAGCCAGCTGTACGGCGTCCAGGCCATGCCGACTCATGCCTGCTGCCTCTCCCCGGATCTCATCCGCAAGGAGGTGGAGTACCTGAAGATGGACTtcaactggaggatgaaggaggTGCTGGTCAGCTCGATGCTCAGTGCTTACTACGTCGCCTTTGTCCCCGTCTGGTTTGTCAAGGTAAGAAACCGTCTTTCTTGTAACTTTCTACACGTTAATAATTGAATATGCTATAATCtcacttccttcttctttttttctcgccCGTATATTCCCTCTCAGAGTACACAGTACGTGGACAAGCGCTGGTCTTGTGAGCTGTTCATCCTGGTGTCAGTCAGTACGTCAGTCATCCTCATGAGACACCTGCTGCCCCCTCGATACTGTGACCTGCTTCACAAAGCAGCGGCTCACCTGGGCTGCTGGCAGAAAGTCGACCCCTCGCTCTGCTCCAACGTTCTGCAGCACATGTGCGTACCGCTCCTCGTGTATCACGGGGCTCTCGGTCCATGTTGACGAGTTAGATTCAAATCCTCATTACAATCCGCTGTCTCTCTTTGCCCAGATGGACGGAAGAGTACATGTGGCCACAGGGAGTCCTGGTCAAACATAATAAGAACGTGTACAAGGCCATGGGTCACTACAATGTTGCCGTTCCGTCAGACGTGTCCCATTATCGCTTCTATGTGAGTATTCCTCGATGAACCGGTCCTGTGGATACTAGACATCACAGATCTCCTGTCCTGCCTGTTTGATCAAATATATGCAGTATTATAAAAAGGCAGCTACTTGCACATACTTTGTCTGATGACTgcatcctgtctctctccctcgcctcAGTTCTTCTTCAACAGGCCTTTACGGATATTGAACATACTCATCATGCTGGAAGGTGCCATGATATTCTACCAGCTCTACTCGTTAATATGTTCAGAAAAGTGGCATCAGACAATATCACTAGCTCTGATTCTCTTCAGCAACTACTACGCCTTCttcaagctgctcagagacagaatAGTCCTAGGAAAGGCATACTCGTACTCAAACAGCTCATCAGACCAGAAAGTCAGTTAGATTTGagttgttattgtccgcattcactttggaacaacaaaaacaagccgAAGAGCTCTGTATTTTTTCTACAAACTGCATTTTGTGTCACGTTTCTGTTCTGATCTGCCAtaataaaaagacatatttttgtattactttaaagGTTTGTTAGTTGTATTTGGTCCTGATGTTTCCATTCTGACCACAAGACACCTCTGTGCCTCAAAGGTTAGACTCAACATTTGAACTGTTTCTCAGTCGATAGGTACATTTTGGTTGACGGGTTGCACAAACTTATTTTGTAATGttttaaatacacttttatttggCTATTGAACATGTATGGATGCAAAGTTTAATGGAATCAAAGAGtcattgttttttattgattacattacatttaatttagctgatgctttcatccaaagcaacTACAATGTCTTTGTGTGGGTTTGCCTTGGAAACTGAACTTATATTAACACACTGCACAGAGTAAGATACATAAACTTACATACAACGCACTTATACTCAAAGTTATAACATACTAGTGTGTAATTCACATAGTATACTCacatttgaaaccaaaatacaaaTGTTGAAATACCCACTTTGTGGTTCAAGATTGTTCATTTTTAACTGACCTTAATTTCCATTTCCTGGATCTGAGAAATGTGATGTCCTCCAGAATGTCATTGACTCAGATAaagtacatgtgagctgctCTTATTTAAGGAAGGTCATGACCTACTGCTTTAAATGTGTTAGTGACCAACATGTAACCTGAATATGATTTATCATTTAATCATTAATCATTTATATCAGAATCAGTTTCAAGTGTGAACGCATACACTGAATATGACGTATCTAATTAATGTACATGACATACGGCTAAAAAGCGCAGAACAATCATTTGACTACTCAAAACATGTGAGACATCTCCCGAAATGTGAGAGAAGATGTGCTCCCCATGTTTTAGTCTTCTACAAAACTCATGGTCAACTCCGACCAGTGTTCACACACAGCACAGTGCTATATCATTCTTTAGATCAAAGTGCCTCCATTAAGATGATGTCATTTTGTCAGAGGGGCGAAGACATCGACAGCAGAGATGATGAATGAATATGACATCACAGTGATGATGGTGCAGTGATGAATAGTAACGAAGGTTAAAGTGGGAAGCACAGGTAAGAATAAACCAActgactttattttttaataatcattatttattGCCTCACACATGCTCACTCTTCCATATAGGAATGTTAGGTTCTAAAACGACACAAAtataacaagtaaatacatgatttatatacgaattaaccatgaacattaaatatcataaaataaaaacagcattAAAATACGTCGGTATCTATAACCGTCCTAGATCAAAGACAGGTACATAGAACTACATGTATGGTTTATATACACCTGTACTGCCATCTGCTGGTGGAACAAGTGAACACTGCGTCTCCTCATAAAGACTCTGCTCTGCCTTCAAGAAACAGCACAATATGTTGGAAAATTGCACGAGTGCTAACAGCAAAAAACTCTGCACACAAACATGACTTTGATTAAACTCTATTATTTGTCTATAATCCTTCTATTGCcgcggcttttattttgacagactCGTACTTCCGGGTGGCTTTGCGTCTGTCTTcaagagaacaaaaaaagaaaagaaagatgtgTACAAACCAAAATCGGCTCGTTATTTGAGTTCGGTTATTCGGGTATTTTTGCTTTTGGATGTAgacgaaaaaaaaagaaaaaccggTTGTGATTTTCCGTTTTTGTCTTCAACTCGAAAACAAAGAAGATGGTATTCCTGTATTTTCGACTAAACTATAAAGCAGGCAGGATGTTCGCCGCACCTGTTCCACATGAAGAGTAAACAGTGACAATCACCGGCCGCCTGGCTGCTCCTCTccgcgcacgcacgcgcacaggcAGAGGGgagcactgtccctttaagacggacacaacacaacagctcCACCAGAGCCGAGCGCATCGATCATGCCGCGCGTTACCTTCTGATCAGTGAGTACCGATGAGTGAGTCCTGCGCTACAGCGGGGATCGATTCAGCAGCAACACCGTGTGTTTATTGAGATTAGTCCCGGTGAGGTCCTCATAGACG of the Pseudoliparis swirei isolate HS2019 ecotype Mariana Trench chromosome 11, NWPU_hadal_v1, whole genome shotgun sequence genome contains:
- the tmem39b gene encoding transmembrane protein 39B, whose protein sequence is MAGGRRGANRTTYCRPPLSNEPGSVSNGNHSTSSPVTGVRSRTRNGSGTCMSNPPLAAQTVVPLKHCKIPELSVDRNVLFELHLFFCHLIALFVHYVNIYKTVWWYPPSHPPSHTSLNFHLIDYNMLVFTIIILARRLIAAIVKEASQSGKLSFPHSIFLVMARFAVLTLTGWSLCRSLIYLFRTYSVLSLLFLCYPFGMYIPFFRLSCDFRRAGLLSPVASIGSKEVGSMGRGRDYLTVLKETWKQHTSQLYGVQAMPTHACCLSPDLIRKEVEYLKMDFNWRMKEVLVSSMLSAYYVAFVPVWFVKSTQYVDKRWSCELFILVSVSTSVILMRHLLPPRYCDLLHKAAAHLGCWQKVDPSLCSNVLQHIWTEEYMWPQGVLVKHNKNVYKAMGHYNVAVPSDVSHYRFYFFFNRPLRILNILIMLEGAMIFYQLYSLICSEKWHQTISLALILFSNYYAFFKLLRDRIVLGKAYSYSNSSSDQKVS